In Candidatus Eisenbacteria bacterium, a single window of DNA contains:
- the efp gene encoding elongation factor P: protein MASTGDFRNGMMVKIDGDICKIVDFQHVKPGKGGAFVRTKLKRVVSGAVIDRTFRAGEKVEEVRVERHKMQYTYRDGSHFHLMNLETYEEVVMDEAAIGDDAKYLKEGTELDLMMSDDGPLGMELPTFVVLEVTETDPGFRGDTASGGGKPATMETGLVVQVPLFIEVGERLKIDTRSGEYVERVNP from the coding sequence ATGGCATCGACCGGTGATTTTCGCAACGGGATGATGGTAAAAATCGATGGGGATATCTGTAAAATTGTTGATTTTCAGCATGTGAAACCGGGTAAGGGGGGGGCTTTTGTCCGCACCAAACTGAAAAGAGTGGTTTCCGGTGCTGTGATCGATAGAACCTTCCGGGCCGGTGAGAAGGTCGAGGAGGTCCGGGTTGAACGACACAAGATGCAGTATACCTACCGCGATGGCTCACACTTTCATCTCATGAATCTGGAAACCTATGAAGAGGTCGTGATGGATGAGGCCGCTATCGGCGATGACGCCAAATATCTTAAGGAAGGGACCGAGCTGGATCTTATGATGAGTGATGATGGTCCTCTCGGCATGGAGCTTCCGACCTTTGTTGTCCTCGAGGTGACGGAAACTGACCCCGGATTTCGTGGTGACACAGCCTCAGGAGGCGGAAAACCGGCCACGATGGAGACGGGATTGGTCGTTCAAGTGCCGCTTTTCATCGAAGTTGGAGAACGCCTTAAGATCGATACCCGCAGCGGTGAGTATGTGGAGCGGGTGAATCCGTGA
- the accB gene encoding acetyl-CoA carboxylase biotin carboxyl carrier protein, whose translation MDVEELKRLIRLVEESQIDELEIRKLWSRVRITKAGALGLHPSRADGGGCPASEPMVVSVPSIVTPAAPAPVGKEPEVDEGLVPIVSPIVGTFYRAPSPDAAPYSDVGTRVSPGQVVCIVEAMKLMNEIEAEVSGTVERILVENTQPVEFNQPLFLVRPDAS comes from the coding sequence ATGGATGTCGAAGAATTGAAGAGACTCATCCGTTTGGTGGAAGAGAGCCAGATCGACGAATTGGAGATCCGGAAGTTATGGTCCCGCGTCCGGATCACTAAGGCGGGAGCCCTGGGCCTCCATCCGTCTCGAGCTGACGGAGGCGGGTGCCCAGCCAGTGAGCCGATGGTTGTCTCGGTGCCATCAATCGTCACGCCGGCCGCGCCGGCGCCGGTCGGCAAAGAGCCGGAAGTGGATGAGGGGCTGGTACCAATTGTATCCCCTATTGTGGGTACGTTTTACCGAGCTCCGTCGCCTGATGCCGCGCCCTATTCGGATGTCGGCACAAGGGTCTCCCCGGGTCAGGTGGTCTGCATTGTGGAAGCGATGAAGCTGATGAACGAAATCGAAGCAGAGGTTTCCGGCACGGTTGAGCGCATTCTCGTTGAGAACACGCAACCGGTGGAATTCAACCAGCCTCTCTTTCTCGTTCGTCCAGACGCTTCCTGA
- a CDS encoding type IV pilus twitching motility protein PilT has translation MSLRNLLEVMMEKGASDLHLKAGSRPVIRIDGLLHNTDYPVQTPESVEEISMEILKPSQQEALREEREIDLAFGVPGLARFRCNIYFQRGSQALAIRFVPLGVPSLSELNLPPIVENLALLPRGLVLVTGTVGSGKSTTLAAMIDLLNRTQSRNIITIEDPVEFLHRDDRCIINQREVGQDTPSFAAGLKHVLRQDPDVIMLGEIRDSETMSVALMAADTGHLVLSTLHTVDAARTINRVLSFYPPDQHQEVRYLMAQTLAGVVSLRLLPRKDSAGRVPAAEVCIATPTVKEYLMDAAKSNRIYEAMAEGSNTYGMQIFDQSLMKLYSEDLIGLDVALRNATNPTEFRLRVAGIESASDGTWRGFQKGADNPEGMKEKKSQHFDFDS, from the coding sequence TTGAGCCTGAGGAATCTTTTGGAAGTGATGATGGAGAAAGGGGCATCTGATCTCCATCTCAAAGCCGGATCCCGGCCGGTTATTCGTATTGATGGACTTCTTCATAATACCGACTATCCCGTGCAGACTCCCGAATCGGTTGAGGAAATCTCCATGGAAATCCTCAAACCGAGCCAACAGGAGGCGTTGAGGGAAGAACGGGAAATCGATTTAGCTTTCGGTGTGCCCGGATTGGCGAGATTCCGTTGCAATATCTATTTTCAAAGAGGATCACAAGCCCTGGCGATCCGTTTTGTTCCGCTTGGGGTGCCTTCGTTGAGTGAGCTGAATCTTCCTCCGATCGTGGAAAATCTGGCCCTGTTGCCGCGCGGTCTGGTGCTCGTCACCGGCACCGTCGGCTCTGGGAAATCGACGACCCTCGCCGCCATGATCGATTTGTTAAACCGAACGCAATCGAGGAATATCATTACAATTGAGGACCCGGTTGAGTTTTTGCATCGGGATGACCGTTGCATTATCAACCAGCGGGAAGTTGGACAGGATACACCGAGTTTTGCCGCGGGGTTGAAACATGTTCTTCGCCAGGATCCCGATGTCATCATGCTGGGTGAAATCCGGGATTCGGAGACAATGTCGGTGGCCCTTATGGCGGCTGACACGGGCCACCTTGTCTTGTCCACGCTGCACACTGTCGATGCGGCCCGCACCATCAACCGTGTTCTGTCGTTTTATCCGCCCGATCAGCATCAAGAGGTCCGGTATCTTATGGCGCAGACTCTCGCGGGCGTCGTGAGTCTGAGGCTGCTCCCGAGAAAAGACAGCGCGGGTCGGGTTCCCGCCGCCGAGGTCTGTATCGCCACTCCGACGGTTAAAGAATATTTGATGGATGCCGCCAAATCGAATCGCATCTATGAGGCGATGGCGGAGGGCTCGAACACATACGGCATGCAGATATTCGATCAGTCCCTTATGAAACTTTACTCTGAGGATCTGATCGGCTTGGATGTGGCTTTGCGCAACGCTACCAACCCGACTGAGTTCAGACTCCGAGTCGCTGGAATCGAATCGGCGAGTGATGGGACTTGGAGGGGATTTCAGAAGGGGGCGGATAATCCGGAAGGGATGAAGGAGAAGAAGTCCCAGCACTTCGATTTTGATTCCTAG
- the accC gene encoding acetyl-CoA carboxylase biotin carboxylase subunit, whose protein sequence is MFKKILVANRGEIAVRIIRACHELGIEVVSVYSEGDRDSLHVRLADEAVCIGPAPSRSSYLNTTAIISAALVTRSEAIHPGYGFLAENANFSEACEQSDLVFIGPRPEAIRLMGDKAMARKAMQEAGVPVVPGSDGIIESLEQARNVTQKMGFPMIMKAKDGGGGKGMRIVWSESELESAFAMATAEAEAAFGSGAMYMERFLEKPRHVEIQVAADSEGNVVHFYERDCSIQRRHQKLLEESPCPILTKEKRAQLTDTAVRGAQGIGYSSLGTMEFLLDEDGSFYFMEMNTRLQVEHPVTEMITGRDLVRLQISIAAGNSLPFLQQDIQLSGHAIECRINAEDPRRNFRPVPGPIRFFHAPGGPGVRVDSHLYSGYSVPSHYDSLLAKIIVKDDERGAAIARMKRALDELVIEGIPTTATFHIDVMQNEDFIIGKNVDTGFLRKYMPQYDSSRKKE, encoded by the coding sequence ATGTTTAAAAAGATCCTGGTGGCCAACCGGGGTGAAATCGCCGTTCGTATCATTCGGGCCTGTCATGAGCTGGGTATCGAAGTGGTCAGTGTTTACTCCGAGGGAGATCGGGACTCGCTTCATGTCCGACTGGCCGATGAAGCGGTCTGTATCGGCCCGGCCCCAAGCCGCAGCAGTTATCTCAACACCACCGCCATTATCAGCGCCGCCCTCGTCACACGGTCGGAGGCCATTCATCCCGGCTATGGATTTCTTGCTGAAAACGCCAATTTTTCCGAAGCCTGCGAGCAATCCGATCTCGTCTTCATCGGACCGCGACCCGAGGCTATTCGCTTGATGGGTGACAAGGCGATGGCCCGGAAGGCGATGCAGGAAGCCGGCGTTCCTGTTGTTCCGGGAAGCGACGGTATCATTGAATCGCTTGAGCAGGCCCGTAACGTAACCCAGAAAATGGGCTTTCCCATGATTATGAAGGCGAAGGATGGGGGCGGTGGCAAGGGGATGCGGATTGTCTGGAGTGAATCGGAACTGGAGTCTGCCTTCGCAATGGCCACAGCGGAAGCTGAGGCGGCCTTCGGCAGCGGTGCTATGTATATGGAACGATTCCTCGAAAAACCCCGGCATGTAGAGATCCAGGTTGCGGCGGATTCGGAGGGGAATGTCGTCCATTTTTATGAAAGAGATTGTTCTATTCAGCGGCGGCATCAGAAGCTGCTTGAGGAGTCGCCTTGTCCGATTCTCACCAAAGAGAAGCGCGCACAGCTGACCGATACGGCGGTTCGCGGCGCCCAGGGAATCGGGTATTCCAGTTTGGGCACCATGGAATTCCTGCTCGATGAGGACGGCAGTTTTTATTTTATGGAGATGAATACACGGCTTCAGGTTGAACATCCCGTCACCGAAATGATAACGGGAAGGGACCTTGTTCGGCTTCAGATTTCGATCGCCGCGGGAAATTCCTTGCCGTTCCTGCAGCAGGATATTCAATTGAGCGGACACGCCATTGAATGTCGGATCAACGCCGAGGATCCCCGCCGCAATTTTCGTCCGGTTCCGGGCCCGATCCGTTTCTTTCATGCGCCCGGAGGGCCGGGTGTGAGGGTTGATTCACATTTGTACAGCGGATACAGTGTTCCATCCCACTATGATTCTCTCTTAGCGAAGATCATTGTTAAAGATGATGAGCGTGGCGCGGCGATTGCGCGGATGAAAAGAGCCCTGGATGAGCTGGTGATCGAAGGCATACCGACAACAGCGACCTTCCATATCGATGTGATGCAAAATGAAGATTTTATCATCGGGAAAAATGTCGATACCGGATTCCTTCGGAAGTACATGCCACAATATGATTCGAGCCGGAAAAAAGAGTGA
- a CDS encoding LptF/LptG family permease: protein MKILDRHLLREFLLFSTIGFVAFVGIFVIVDLFEKIDIFIDHKASIPVVIQYYLFGLPLVIIEVIPIALLLGAVLSLGQLKKWGELTAMQVSGFTPLRILAPLLVAGAAISVGTLLINEQVTPNTTRMQEELYRTKIRGRQHTSGASRSDILLLGHMGRIYLAASYEAPTKILRTVSVQHPKKGAQELEWRLDAQRATWRNEIWEFRTGILRRFLEEQEIGVRFNKYADSRLEERPEDFARPEGDPLYMSRTQLRQYICRLGEGGVRVQKYEVNYHIRGSFPFSSLVMVLLGSVLSLRNRRGGNVALGVGLSLFLGFAYFAFIRVGQAFGYHATLPPLLSAWLGNITFSIIGLFLLWRAHR, encoded by the coding sequence GTGAAAATCCTTGATCGACATCTTCTGAGAGAGTTTCTACTCTTCTCCACCATCGGATTCGTCGCCTTCGTCGGCATTTTTGTCATCGTCGATCTTTTCGAAAAAATCGATATATTTATCGATCACAAAGCCTCTATCCCTGTGGTTATTCAGTATTACCTCTTTGGGCTTCCCCTGGTCATCATCGAGGTCATCCCCATCGCGCTGTTGTTGGGAGCCGTTCTCTCCCTCGGCCAGCTTAAAAAATGGGGAGAGCTGACCGCGATGCAGGTCTCCGGATTCACACCCTTGCGTATCCTCGCTCCGCTTCTTGTGGCCGGGGCGGCCATTTCCGTCGGGACCCTGCTGATCAACGAACAGGTGACACCGAACACGACGCGCATGCAAGAAGAGCTTTATCGAACCAAGATCCGCGGACGCCAGCATACATCGGGCGCCAGCCGCAGCGATATCCTCCTTCTCGGCCACATGGGCCGGATCTATCTGGCGGCTTCGTATGAAGCCCCAACCAAAATTCTCAGAACTGTTTCCGTTCAGCATCCCAAGAAGGGCGCCCAGGAATTGGAGTGGCGGTTGGACGCCCAGCGCGCCACCTGGCGTAATGAGATTTGGGAATTCCGCACCGGTATCCTGCGTCGCTTTTTAGAAGAGCAGGAAATCGGGGTCCGTTTCAACAAATATGCCGATTCCCGCCTTGAGGAAAGACCCGAAGATTTTGCGCGGCCGGAAGGTGATCCGCTCTACATGAGCCGTACACAGTTGCGTCAATATATCTGCCGTCTCGGCGAGGGGGGCGTGCGGGTCCAGAAATATGAGGTCAATTATCACATACGGGGATCATTCCCGTTCAGCAGTCTGGTCATGGTGTTACTGGGATCGGTTCTCTCGCTCCGCAACAGGCGGGGAGGCAATGTCGCACTGGGAGTCGGCCTCTCGCTCTTTTTGGGTTTCGCCTACTTCGCCTTCATCCGGGTCGGACAGGCCTTCGGGTATCATGCCACCCTCCCACCCCTTCTTTCGGCATGGCTTGGGAATATCACATTTTCTATAATCGGTCTCTTCCTGCTTTGGCGGGCTCACAGATAA